The DNA window GAGGTCTTCCGCAAGAAGGGCGTCGAGGTGCTGCTGTTGTCCGATCGGGTCGATGAGTGGCTGGTCAGCCATCTGACCGAGTACAAGGAAAAACATTTCCAGTCGGTGACCAAGGGCGATCTGGATCTCGGCGAACTGGCGGACAAGGAAGAGAAAGAAGCTAAGGAAAAAGCCGCCGCCGAACACGGCTCCCTGCTCGAACGGCTCAAGACGGCGCTCGGCGAGCGCGTCGAGGCGGTGCGTCCCAGCACCCGACTGGTCGACTCTCCCGCCTGTCTGGTGGTCGGCGAGCACGACATGAGCGCCAACCTGTCGCGCGTCCTCAAGGCAGTCGGTCAGAACGCGCCCGAGAGCAAGCCCACGCTGGAGGTCAATCTGGATCACCCCCTAGTCAAACGGCTGGAGTCGGAGAGCGACGAAGGGCGTTTCAGCGATCTCGGGATGATTCTGTTCGATCAGGCGCAACTGGCCGAGGGTGGCCAACTCGACGATCCGGCCGGGTTTGTCGCACGGCTGAACAGTCTGATGATGAAGATGATGATGGCGGGCGGCTGAGACGCCTTGCCGTTTGGGCAATGTCCGAAACGCCCATCCATTGGAGCGGGTTTCAAGCCCGCTCCCGCGCTTCGGCGATCAATTTTGGCGATGCGTGACGAGTAGTCGCGCCAGCGAACCCGTGGCACACTCCGGCCACCGACCCTTTTCAACCAATGAGGAAACATATCGCATGCGCATCATTCTGCTCGGTGGCCCCGGTGCCGGCAAAGGCACCCAGGCCGGTTTCATCAAGGCACATTTCAACATTCCGCAGATCTCCACCGGCGATATGCTCCGGGCACACGTCAAGGCGGGCACCGAACTTGGTCAGGCGGCCAAAAAGATCATGGACGAGGGCGGTCTGGTCTCCGACGACATTATCCTGGGCATGGTCAAGCAACGCATCACCGATGACGATTGTGCGACCGGCTATCTGTTCGACGGCTTCCCGCGTACCTTGCCCCAGGCGGATGCGCTGAAGGAAGCGGGCGTATTTGTCGACGCGGTGGTCGAAATCGATGTGCCGGACGCGGAAATCATTCGCCGGATGTCCGGGCGCCGGGTGCATCTTTCCTCCGGCCGGACCTACCATGTCGTCTTCAATCCGCCACGCCAAGAGGGCCTGGACGACGAGACGGGCGAACCCTTGATCCAGCGCGAGGACGATCGGGAAGAAACCGTCAAGGCACGCCTGAAGGTTTACCACGATCAGACCGAGCCGCTGATCGAATACTATTCCTCATGGGCCAACCGGGGCGGCGAGGGCGCTCCGAAATATATCAAGGTGCATGGAATCGGCGCCGTCGAGGAGATTCGCGAAGGAATCCTCGGGCAACTCGATGCCGTTTAAACCGCGTTCGGCATGTTCGGCATGATCGGCGGCGTCGGTGCGATCGGTCCATTCGCCGCCTCTCCGTGGGTGGGTTGTTTTCGGCGAATCACCTTAAACGGCGTTTCATCGACTGTTTCAGGCGGCCGTTGACTGGCGCTGCCCGCCCGGCGCGTACCGCGCCGGGCGCGGTTGACGGCGGGGCGGTCATGGAAAAACACAGGGAGCACCCCATTCTGGTAAGATGTCCGCCATCTTTTTTTACGGGAAACGCTCATGGCCGTCGTTGAACTCGAAACATCCAACTTTGAACAGACCATCCAGGACAACGACTTTGTGATCGTTGATTTCTGGGCGCCCTGGTGCGGACCCTGTCGTTCGTTCGCGCCGGTTTACGAGAAGGTTTCGCAAGATTTCGACGACGTGATCTTCGCTAAGGTGAATACGGAAGAGCATCAGGAGATTGCGGCGCACTTTCAGATCCGATCCATTCCGACCCTGATGATCTTTCGTGAGCAGGTCATTATCTTCTCCCAGGCTGGCGCCTTGCCGGAGGGGTCGTTCCGCGATCTTCTCGCGAAGGCCGGGGAACTCGACATGGTCGACGTGAAACGCCAGATTGCCGAACAAGCAGCCAATCAAGCCTAGACGCGCGATTTCGCGGTCGGATGTCCATTATTCACGTCGGGTGGATCCGAATTCACTAGATGGCGCGGTGACTGACGTCATCAGGTTCGCCACGGATTCGGCGGCGTCCCATCGAGTGCCTTGAATCCAGATGACACCGAACTCATCTCACCTCTCGCCTGCGGCTTGCCTGCTCTTGGAGCGTCCGAATGTGGGCGCCCTGATGAGTTTGTGCGAGGAGAACCACGGCCGGTTGCTGCGTCTGGCTCCGGGGCTTCGAGATGCCGCGGGGCGACTCACTTCGCGTCGTTCCGGTGGCGTCGATCTGCACCTTGAGGTCGAGGAGCAGGCCCCTTACACCACGCAGCTACGTCTGACCCACGTTTTCCATCTTCCCGGCTCCACGGATCCACGCCCCGAACCCAACGCACGTCTGCGGGTCTACCACGATGCGCGGCAGGTTGAGGTTCTTGATTTGCGTCAATCGGTGTTGCCGCTGCGGGGCGGCTATCAGCATCCCGCGCTCGCGGACAAGTGGCAGGCAAACCTTTTCCTCGCAAAATGGCTGACGTTTTGCCTTCGTCAGGGACATTGCTTTCAGCATCGCGAAGTTTCCGTGCCACCTCTGGGGTTTGTCGAGTCCACGCCTTTCTGCACCTGATATCCGTTCGGCATGCCATGCGTGGCGGGCGCCCATGCTCTCCCCTCTGAAATCCACAAGCGCCGTCTTGAAATGGCAAAAATGTTGACTAATTTAGTCGATAAGACAAGGCGTTTGAAACGCCAACCGACTCGACCACCACAGACACGCTACAGGCACCCGAATTATGAGACTCTCGACGAAAGGCCGATATGCGGTGACCGCCATGCTTGAACTTGCGCTGCATTCAGGCAAAGGTCCGGTGACATTGGCGGACATCTCCGTGAGCCAGGGGATTTCGCTTTCGTACCTCGAACAATTGTTTGCGGCCTTGCGCGCGAAAAAACTCGTGCGCGGCGTCCGCGGGCCGGGTGGGGGATACTATCTCGGGAAAACGGCGGGGGAGATTACCGTCGCCAACATTATCTGCGCCGTGGACGAATGGGTCGAATTCACTCGCTGCGGAGGGCGTGAGAATTGTCACGATGGACAACGCTGCTTGACGCATCATCTTTGGGATCAGTTGAGCGATGAAATTTTTCGTTTCCTGGACGC is part of the Thiocystis violascens DSM 198 genome and encodes:
- a CDS encoding DUF1249 domain-containing protein; the encoded protein is MGALMSLCEENHGRLLRLAPGLRDAAGRLTSRRSGGVDLHLEVEEQAPYTTQLRLTHVFHLPGSTDPRPEPNARLRVYHDARQVEVLDLRQSVLPLRGGYQHPALADKWQANLFLAKWLTFCLRQGHCFQHREVSVPPLGFVESTPFCT
- a CDS encoding Rrf2 family transcriptional regulator — protein: MRLSTKGRYAVTAMLELALHSGKGPVTLADISVSQGISLSYLEQLFAALRAKKLVRGVRGPGGGYYLGKTAGEITVANIICAVDEWVEFTRCGGRENCHDGQRCLTHHLWDQLSDEIFRFLDAITLQDLIDRGQRQVPAPLKVEKTEPDPGLERDRKRRAA
- the trxA gene encoding thioredoxin, which encodes MAVVELETSNFEQTIQDNDFVIVDFWAPWCGPCRSFAPVYEKVSQDFDDVIFAKVNTEEHQEIAAHFQIRSIPTLMIFREQVIIFSQAGALPEGSFRDLLAKAGELDMVDVKRQIAEQAANQA
- the adk gene encoding adenylate kinase, translated to MRIILLGGPGAGKGTQAGFIKAHFNIPQISTGDMLRAHVKAGTELGQAAKKIMDEGGLVSDDIILGMVKQRITDDDCATGYLFDGFPRTLPQADALKEAGVFVDAVVEIDVPDAEIIRRMSGRRVHLSSGRTYHVVFNPPRQEGLDDETGEPLIQREDDREETVKARLKVYHDQTEPLIEYYSSWANRGGEGAPKYIKVHGIGAVEEIREGILGQLDAV